A window of the Salvelinus alpinus chromosome 3, SLU_Salpinus.1, whole genome shotgun sequence genome harbors these coding sequences:
- the LOC139569845 gene encoding uncharacterized protein — translation MEIKESFPTQDPEFPSARSVMDWQSDTEQVETISEDPEKPSLQGESVSSGTDQGSPDLGRVSSELAFITFRRQLLHNRRIMLLKVPTRPYPYINYITPAQTHQPSPLHKLHHTCPDPPALTPTSTTSLLPRPTSPHPYINYITPAQTHQPLPLHQLHHSCPDPLALTPTSTTSLLPRPTSPHPYINYITPAQTHQPLPLHQLHHTCPDPPALTPTSTTSLLPRPTSPYLYINYITPAQTHQPLPLHQLHHSCSDLPGLTPTSTTSHLPRPTSPHPYINYITPAQTHQPSPLHQLHHTCPDPPALTPTSTTSHLPRPTSPYTYINYITPAQTHQPLPLHQLHHTCPDPPALTPTSTTSHLPRPTSLYPYINYITPAQTHQPLPLHQLLHTCPDPPALTPTSTTSHLPRPTSPYPYINYFTPAQTHQPLPLHQLHHTCPDPPALTPTSTTSHLPRPTSPYPYINYFTPAQTHQPLPLHQLHHTCPDPPALTPTSTTSHLPRPTSPYPYINYITPAQTHQLSPLHQLHHTCPDPPALTPTSTTSHLPRPTSPYPYINYITPAQTHQPLPLHQLHHSCPDPPYPYINYFTPAQTHQPSPLHQLHHSCPDPPYPYINYITPAQTHQPSPLHQLHHSCPDPPYPYINYFTPAQTHQPLPLHQLHHTCPDPPALTPTSTTSHLPRPTSPHPYINYITPAQTHQPSPLSPASDVGGRSMEGRQLHGKHLGPGVSQDK, via the exons ATGGAAATAAAGGAGAGTTTTCCCACTCAGGACCCAGAGTTCCCCTCAGCTAGATCGGTTATGGACTGGCAGTCTGACACAGAGCAGGTAGAGACAATCTCTGAAGACCCAGAGAAGCCTTCCTTACAGGGTGAGAGCGTCTCCTCCGGGACGGACCAGGGCTCCCCAGACCTGGGTAGGGTGTCCTCTGAGCTGGCCTTCATCACCTTCCGGAGGCAGCTGCTCCACAACCGGCGGATCATGCTGCTGAAAGT ACCTACCAGGCCTTACCCctacatcaactacatcacacctgcccagacccaccagcCCTCACCCCTACAtaaactacatcacacctgcccagacccaccagcCCTTACCCctacatcaactacatcactcctgcccagacccaccagcCCTCACCCctacatcaactacatcacacctgcccagacccaccagcCCTTACCCctacatcaactacatcactccTGCCCAGACCCTTTAGCCCTCACCCctacatcaactacatcactcctgcccagacccaccagcCCTCACCCctacatcaactacatcactcctgcccagacccaccagcCCTTACCTctacatcaactacatcacacctgcccagacccaccagcCCTCACCCctacatcaactacatcactcctgcccagacccaccagcCCTTACCTctacatcaactacatcacacctgcccagacccaccagcCCTTACCCctacatcaactacatcactccTGCTCAGACCTACCAGGCCTTACCCctacatcaactacatcacacctgcccagacccaccagcCCTCACCCctacatcaactacatcacacctgcccagacccaccagcCCTCACCCctacatcaactacatcacacctgcccagacccaccagcCCTTACCCctacatcaactacatcacacctgcccagacccaccagcCCTTACACctacatcaactacatcacacctgcccagacccaccagcCCTTACCCctacatcaactacatcacacctgcccagacccaccagcCCTTACCCCTACATCAACTActtcacacctgcccagacccaccagcCTTTACCCctacatcaactacatcacacctgcccagacccaccagcCCTTACCCCTACATCAACTActtcacacctgcccagacccaccagcCCTTACCCCTACATCAACTActtcacacctgcccagacccaccagcCCTTACCCCTACATCAACTActtcacacctgcccagacccaccagcCCTTACCCctacatcaactacatcacacctgcccagacccaccagcCCTCACCCCTACATCAACTActtcacacctgcccagacccaccagcCCTTACCCCTACATCAACTActtcacacctgcccagacccaccagcCCTTACCCctacatcaactacatcacacctgcccagacccaccagcCCTTACCCCTACATCAACTActtcacacctgcccagacccaccagcCCTTACCCctacatcaactacatcacacctgcccagacccaccagcTCTCACCCctacatcaactacatcacacctgcccagacccaccagcCCTTACCCCTACATCAACTActtcacacctgcccagacccaccagcCCTTACCCctacatcaactacatcacacctgcccagacccaccagcCCTTACCCctacatcaactacatcactcctgcccagacccaccttaCCCCTACATCAACTActtcacacctgcccagacccaccagcCCTCACCCctacatcaactacatcactcctgcccagacccaccttacccctacatcaactacatcacacctgcccagacccaccagcCCTCACCCctacatcaactacatcactcctgcccagacccaccttaCCCCTACATCAACTActtcacacctgcccagacccaccagcCCTTACCCctacatcaactacatcacacctgcccagacccaccagcCCTCACCCctacatcaactacatcacacctgcccagacccaccagcCCTCACCCctacatcaactacatcacacctgcccagacccaccagcCCTCACCCCTATCTCCAGCATCC gatgttgGTGGGCGGAGTatggagggtcgtcagctacatgggaaacacctgggcccgggtgtgtcccaggataaatag